The following is a genomic window from Photobacterium sp. GJ3.
TTCGAGTTTCCGCCATCAATAATGATGTCGCCTTTATCCAGCAGTGGGATCAGCTGCTCGATAAAGCTGTCCACCACATCACCGGCACGCACCATCAGCATAATTTTGCGAGGTGCTTCCAGCTTGTCCACCAGCTCTTGCAGGCTGTATGCGCCTTCAATCTTGGTGCCTTTCGCCGGACCACTCAGAAATTCATCGACTTTGGCAGCTGTACGGTTATGCGCAACGACCTTAAAGCCATGGTCATCCATGTTCAGGATCAGGTTTTGGCCCATCACGGCGAGGCCGATTACACCAATATCACCTTTCATTCTTTTATTCTCCAATCGCTAACTTACTGGCTGCTACTGCATCCAAATACCATTCTGTCTTCCCCTGACGCGCCTGAATTTTGGCGGCTGGGTAAGGCAGGCTATCGGCGGATTGCGTGTGGATTTCTTCCACAATGTCGGTTTTCCCCGCACCGATAACCAAATATGAGATACGTTTCGCGGCTTCCAGCACACGGGCTGATTTACTGACACGCAGCTGACCGCTTTGAGGATGAGGGGCCACAAGGCTCAGGGCCGGCTCATCATAGTTGGTTTGTCCCGGAAACAGTGACGCCGTGTGGCCATCATCGCCCACGCCCAGCAGGATCCAGTCAAACACTGGCAGGCCGTTCTCGGTTGGAATCACAGCCAGCATTTCGTCGGCGAAGCGCTGTGCTTCAGCCTGTGGGTCGTCTTCACCACGGATCCGGTGAATGTTCTCCGCCGGAATCGCAACATGGTCAAACAACAGTGCTTGCGCACAGCCATAGTTGCTTTCAGCATCATCCGGTGCAACGCAACGCTCGTCGCCCCACCAGAAATGCAGATTATTCCAGTTCACACCTTCCGCATATGGCGTTTTCGCCAGCGCAGAAAAGAGTTGTTTCGGCGTACTGCCACCAGACAGAGACACATGAACCGCTTTGCCCTGCTGGCTGATCGCCATCAGATCATCAGCCAGACTTGTAACAACCTCTTCCGCGCTGTTGTGGATTTTCAGTTCAGTCATCTTACAACTCGCAATATTCAGTATCAGTCAGGTTTGAACACGGGAAACGCCATTGGCGGTCGTCCCGGGCCAGCAGCTCATCGGCTTCTTTCGGTCCCCAGGTACCACAAGCGTAGCCAAACAGCGCATGCGGATCCTGATTAAAAGACAGAATTGGCTGCACGTATCGCCAGCACGCTTCAACCGCGTCACTGCGCGCAAAGAGCGTAGAATCCCCACTCATCGCATCCAGCAGTAAGCGCTCATAAGCCGTCAGAACGTTGCTGTCTTCCAGTTCGTTATAACGGAAATCCATCGCAACTTCCTGCGTGTTGAACCCGGCACCTGGACGTTTCAGGGCGAAGTTCATCAGGATGCCTTCATCTGGCTGGATACGCAGCACCAGCTTATTGTCCGGCGCATCTTTGCCAAAGACAGGATGCGGTGTTTTCTTGAAGTGAATGACCACTTCTGTGACACGGGTTGGCAGACGCTTACCGGTTCGGATGTAAAACGGGACACCATTCCAGCGCCAGTTATTGATAAATGCTTTCAGACCGACATAAGTCTCTGTCCGGGAATCTTCTGCAACGCCAGGCTCTTCGCGATAACCGGCCAGCTCTTTGCCACGCCATTCCGATGCGGTGTACTGACCCAGCACCAGGTTCTTGCGCAGGTCTTCCTCTGACAGCGGTTGCAGGCTGTTCAGAACTTTTGCCACTTCATCGCGCATCGCATTACCATTGATCGCAGAAGGTGGCTCCATCGCGACCATCGCCAGAACCTGCAGCAAATGGTTCTGCAGCATGTCGCGAACGGCGCCTGCGTTATCGTAGTACCCCCCGCGCTCTTCAACGCCCAGAAACTCTGCCGCGGTGATTTCTACCGAATCAATAAAATTGCGGTTCCACAGGGGTTCAAACATCCCGTTGGCAAACCGGAAAACCAGCAGATTCTGGACGGTTTCTTTACCCAGGTAATGGTCGATACGGAAAATCTGATTTTCTCTGAAATGCTGATGCAGCTTTTTGTCCAGCTCCTGAGCGGTTTCCAGATCATAACCAAATGGCTTTTCAATGATCAGTCGCTTCCAGCCGTTGCTTTCATCATTCAGACCATGTGCAGCCAAACTGGCTGGAATCACATCATACAGACTTGGAGGCGTCGCGAGGTAAAAGAGGGTATTTCGAGGGGCAACAGATTGAGCAGCTTTTTCTTCAAGTCGTTGTTGCAGCTTACCATAGTCATCACAATCGAGCGTATTGATGGCCTGATATCCAACATGCTGACAAAATGCCGCCAGTTTCTCAGGGTCCGTCTTCTCCGTTTTCAGTAAAGAAGCCCGAACTTTCTCTCTGTATTCCTCATCACCATGAGCCGTTCGGCTGACGCCGAGGATAGAGAAATCAGATGGTAACATCTGATTGACATACAGATGATACAGCGCTGGGATAAGCTTGCGATAGGTTAGATCGCCAGAGGCACCAAAAATAACGATATCGCTGTTTTCAGGTATGACCATGTTCTTTTTCTTTCCCTACAGGTGTACAGGTTTGACGGGGCTTTAAGTCCGGCAAAGCATAACATTCAGAACGACAGTGTGCTGATGTCCTGACCTCTTAATTTAATAGCTACAGCCTATTAAACATGGGGGTTCGTCAGGATGCCGCACACTATAGCTGTATTTGTCACAAAGTTACATCCCGCCCATTCTACCAACTGACATAAAAACTAAAACACAGCGAATTGATAAAATATCTCACGCCAGCCATTCTGAGCACCTCCTGATCACGGACTGCAATAAAATGTGGCGAGAACATCTCTCAAAAACATTCGAAATACCCCGAAAATGACAAAATTGCCGAACTTACTTTTTTCAGCCCCTGAAAGAGAATCTGAGTTTTTACCCGCCTGTTTTCTGGATTCAGCCTCACAGAAGCAGTCAAAAGTTGCACACTTGCCGCAGTTTTCACAATGTCGTGCTGGTTCCAGTTTCGGGTCGCCCGATTGAAAGTAATTAACAAAACCTATCACACGAAATCGTTTGCCTGGGTCATTTTTCCGGATTCACTCGCGAATTTGATCCTTCTCCCGGTATTAAAGTCACAAAAAAACCGCCAGACTGGCGGTTTTTTACAAGTTTTTTCAGGCCGGGATTAACGCTCCCAGTACGCCTCTTCGAGGCTGTCTTCCCGCTCCGGCAAACCCCGAGACAAACGCGGCGAATGCTGTGCCAGCACTTCATAGCTGACCCGGTTGGAGTACAGGCAAATCTGCGAGAAAGAGGAATACGTCAGAAAATCATAGCTGTGCTTGCTCGACTTCGGCACATTCTCTTTATGATAACGGTTGGCAGCCATATCGTGCAGCAGCGCAGACAGCGCACCATCACCCGCCCCGTTCGTGTTCTTGATCCGCTCCGGCCCACCCATGTACGGGGCAATGTGTGAGTAAACCTTTATTGGGGTTTCACAACCCGCTTTGAGCATTGGACGGCTGAACTCATAACGGTTAAATTCCGGAATCTCACCCGGCAATAATGGCAGGCTTGTAGTTCGTTTGGTGGTTTCTTCCGTATAACCCGCCGTATAAAGACCGACAGGTCCGGCAGTGCACAACACAAAATCAACCCAATCCAGCGCTTTATCTGATGCCATCAGCGGATCAGCATAACCGGTCAGTGCCTCTGCTTCGTCTTCGTTCATCGCCAGCACGGTCACATGGTCACGCAGGAAATCACGCCACCATTGCGGATCATCTGCAATCACAAACTTGGTCCCGAGCGTCAGCACCACAGGCACATCGTATTTTTTCGCATACTCAATTGCGCGCATGGTTGCTTCCGGCATTGGATCA
Proteins encoded in this region:
- the pgl gene encoding 6-phosphogluconolactonase, which gives rise to MTELKIHNSAEEVVTSLADDLMAISQQGKAVHVSLSGGSTPKQLFSALAKTPYAEGVNWNNLHFWWGDERCVAPDDAESNYGCAQALLFDHVAIPAENIHRIRGEDDPQAEAQRFADEMLAVIPTENGLPVFDWILLGVGDDGHTASLFPGQTNYDEPALSLVAPHPQSGQLRVSKSARVLEAAKRISYLVIGAGKTDIVEEIHTQSADSLPYPAAKIQARQGKTEWYLDAVAASKLAIGE
- the zwf gene encoding glucose-6-phosphate dehydrogenase, whose translation is MVIPENSDIVIFGASGDLTYRKLIPALYHLYVNQMLPSDFSILGVSRTAHGDEEYREKVRASLLKTEKTDPEKLAAFCQHVGYQAINTLDCDDYGKLQQRLEEKAAQSVAPRNTLFYLATPPSLYDVIPASLAAHGLNDESNGWKRLIIEKPFGYDLETAQELDKKLHQHFRENQIFRIDHYLGKETVQNLLVFRFANGMFEPLWNRNFIDSVEITAAEFLGVEERGGYYDNAGAVRDMLQNHLLQVLAMVAMEPPSAINGNAMRDEVAKVLNSLQPLSEEDLRKNLVLGQYTASEWRGKELAGYREEPGVAEDSRTETYVGLKAFINNWRWNGVPFYIRTGKRLPTRVTEVVIHFKKTPHPVFGKDAPDNKLVLRIQPDEGILMNFALKRPGAGFNTQEVAMDFRYNELEDSNVLTAYERLLLDAMSGDSTLFARSDAVEACWRYVQPILSFNQDPHALFGYACGTWGPKEADELLARDDRQWRFPCSNLTDTEYCEL
- a CDS encoding inosine/guanosine kinase, which codes for MKFPGQRKSKHYFPVHARDPLLTQASTKPLERTHVVGIDQTLVDIEACVDDEFLSRYALSKGHSLVIAEDAAEELYRELKENDLIRHEFAGGTIGNTLHNYSVLADDKSVLLGVMSQDIQIGSYAYRYLVNTSSRMDLNHLQPVSGPIGRCFALITPDGERTFAINEGRMNQLEPNSIPESIFERASALVLTAYLVRCKDGDPMPEATMRAIEYAKKYDVPVVLTLGTKFVIADDPQWWRDFLRDHVTVLAMNEDEAEALTGYADPLMASDKALDWVDFVLCTAGPVGLYTAGYTEETTKRTTSLPLLPGEIPEFNRYEFSRPMLKAGCETPIKVYSHIAPYMGGPERIKNTNGAGDGALSALLHDMAANRYHKENVPKSSKHSYDFLTYSSFSQICLYSNRVSYEVLAQHSPRLSRGLPEREDSLEEAYWER